Below is a window of Calderihabitans maritimus DNA.
TGTAGATAAGAACCTGGAATGGGCTGCTCAGACCTTGGGGAAAACTCCCTGGCAAGTCTTTTGGCGGGTTACTTTTCCCCTAGCGCTTCCTTCTCTGGTCAGCGGACTGATTATGTCCTGGGCGCGAGCTTTAGGGGAGTTCGGAGCAACTTTGATATTTGCCGGCAATATGCCGGGGCGAACCCAGACCTTGCCCCTGGCAGTGTACAGTGCCATGGAAACTGATTTTCCGGCGGCGATGGTGATGTCTGCTTTTCTGGTCGTTATTTCTTTTCTGGTTCTGGTTTCGGTGAAAGTGCTGGCAGGAAAGGGGCTTGGTTAGATGCTGGAAATGCAGGTTAAAAAGAAACTCCCATCCTTTACCATAGATTTAGCATTATCGGCGGGAAATGAACTGATCTGTCTGCTGGGGCCCTCCGGAGCCGGAAAATCGACTCTCTTGCACATGGTGGCCGGGCTGATAGAGCCGGATGAAGGTGTTATTAGGGTTAAAAACGTATCCTACTTTTTAAAACCTGCCGGGGCAAGAAGGGGCCGACAACTTCCCCCCTACCGAAGACGGGTAGGTTATGTCTTTCAGAATTATGCTTTATTCCCTCATCTAACTGTTTACCAAAATATTTTTTTTGGAGCCAGAGGTTCTAAAGAAGAAATCAGACGAGAAGCCCTTTATTTGATCGACCTTTTAAGGCTTCAGGGGCTGGAGCAGAGGAAGGTGACGGAACTATCGGGCGGTCAGCAGCAGCGAGTAGCTTTGGCCAGAGCTTTAATCACCAAGCCGGATATTTTGCTGCTGGACGAGCCTTTTTCCAACCTGGACGAACTCATTCGCCGAAAACTAAGATTGGACCTGTTGCGGGTTCATCGCGATTTTAACATTCCCATATTGATGGTAACCCATGACCTTGAGGAAGCGTATACTCTTGGCGGTAAAATTGCGGTGTTGGATAACGGACGGATTCTCCAGTTTGGAACCAGAGAGGAAGTCTTTCACCGTCCTCAGAGCCGTCGGGTGGCACGCTTTGTGGGCATGAAGAATATTTTCACCGGCAGAGTAACGGAAGTCAACCCTGAAAAGAATCTTTTGAAAATCGCAGGGAACAAGTTTAATGTTTGCCTTCCCTACTACCCCTGCCAGGTGGGAGATCAAGTGGTTTTCGGTATCCGGCCGGAAGATATCCGCCTGATTAGAAAAGGAGTTGAGTTGCGCAAACCGGTACGGGATAATGTTCTCAATGGCACACTCGTGGAAATGATTCCGGAAGGTCCAGGGTATCGCCTATTCCTGAAGATAACTCCCGATACTTATGACTTGGAAATTCTGGTTCCTACTCATGTTGCCTTAAACCATCAACTTAAAGTTGGGATGGAACTTACCGTGGCTTTGAAAAAATCGGCTTTACATTTGTTGGAGAGGGCTGAGAGTTAATGCTTAAGGCAAGCGGTGTGGTGCTGGCTGGAGGTAAAAGTTCCCGCATGGGGACAAACAAGGCCCTGTTGGCAGTCCACGGCCAGACTATGATCGAACATGTAGTGGAGGAGATGCGCAAAGCCTTTCGAGAAGTTATTATTGTTACCAACGAGCCGCACCTTTATTCAGGGCTAGGGGTACGGGTGATAACGGACTTGATACCTGGGTTAGGGCCATTAAGCGGGATACATGCTGGACTGACTGCTTCTTCCTATGAATACAGCTTTGTTACCGCCTGTGATATGCCTTTTATTGACCATCGCCTAGCCGCTTATCTGGTCCAGGAGGCCCCGGGGTATGACGTGGTAGTGCCTCAAAAAGGGGACTACCTGGAACCACTCCATGCGGTATACAGTAAGGCATGCATTGCCCCCATCAAAATGTGTTTAGAAAACCGCATATTTAAAATTATTGCTTTTTATCCGGCGGTTAAAGTAAAATTTGTGGGAATAGAACGGATGCGACCTTTGGCCGACCTTGAGAAAGTGTTCTTCAATGTTAATACGCCTCAGGAACTGGTACACGCAAGAGAGATGGCAAAGGGGGAGAAGCATGGACCAAAGGATTCAGGAAGTTGAAGCTCTTCGCAAAACGGCGGAGGTAACGGAGACTTTCACTGACAGGATTGTGAAGGAAATGCCCATCACTATTTACTTGAACGAAAAAGAGATTGTCACCCTCTTATGTTCCCCCGATAACTTGGAAGAGCTGGCGGTTGGTTTTTTGTCCTCCGAGGGATTGATTAAAGACCCCAAGGACCTCATTAGGGTAAGGGCTCATGAGGAACAGGGCATGGTCTGGGTGGAAACCGCGAGGGAATCGCAGATAGCCGAAAAGCTTTTTTTGAAACGCTACATTACGACCGGTTGCGGTAAAGGCACTACTTTTTATCATTGGGCAGATGCCAATCTAGCCAAGCCTATTACCAGCAACCTGAGGGTGACTGCTGCTGAGATTTTGGAAGCAATGCGGAAAGTACAACAAATTTCGGAACTTTACAAAACTACCGGGGGAGTGCACGGCGCTGCCCTTTGTGAGAGGGATAAGATTTTCCTTTATCGCGAAGACGTGGGCCGGCATAACGCTGTAGACAAAATCATCGGCCGTTGCTTTCTAGACGGTACACCAACGGCTGACAAAATTTTATTAACTAGCGGGCGCATTTCTTCGGAGATATTAATCAAAGTAGCAAAGATGGGTATTCCCATCCTGGTTTCCAGGTCGGCTCCCACCAGCTTGG
It encodes the following:
- the fdhD gene encoding formate dehydrogenase accessory sulfurtransferase FdhD, whose protein sequence is MDQRIQEVEALRKTAEVTETFTDRIVKEMPITIYLNEKEIVTLLCSPDNLEELAVGFLSSEGLIKDPKDLIRVRAHEEQGMVWVETARESQIAEKLFLKRYITTGCGKGTTFYHWADANLAKPITSNLRVTAAEILEAMRKVQQISELYKTTGGVHGAALCERDKIFLYREDVGRHNAVDKIIGRCFLDGTPTADKILLTSGRISSEILIKVAKMGIPILVSRSAPTSLALAHAEELGITVVGFARARRLNVYTYPERIQ
- the mobA gene encoding molybdenum cofactor guanylyltransferase, whose protein sequence is MLKASGVVLAGGKSSRMGTNKALLAVHGQTMIEHVVEEMRKAFREVIIVTNEPHLYSGLGVRVITDLIPGLGPLSGIHAGLTASSYEYSFVTACDMPFIDHRLAAYLVQEAPGYDVVVPQKGDYLEPLHAVYSKACIAPIKMCLENRIFKIIAFYPAVKVKFVGIERMRPLADLEKVFFNVNTPQELVHAREMAKGEKHGPKDSGS
- a CDS encoding ABC transporter ATP-binding protein gives rise to the protein MLEMQVKKKLPSFTIDLALSAGNELICLLGPSGAGKSTLLHMVAGLIEPDEGVIRVKNVSYFLKPAGARRGRQLPPYRRRVGYVFQNYALFPHLTVYQNIFFGARGSKEEIRREALYLIDLLRLQGLEQRKVTELSGGQQQRVALARALITKPDILLLDEPFSNLDELIRRKLRLDLLRVHRDFNIPILMVTHDLEEAYTLGGKIAVLDNGRILQFGTREEVFHRPQSRRVARFVGMKNIFTGRVTEVNPEKNLLKIAGNKFNVCLPYYPCQVGDQVVFGIRPEDIRLIRKGVELRKPVRDNVLNGTLVEMIPEGPGYRLFLKITPDTYDLEILVPTHVALNHQLKVGMELTVALKKSALHLLERAES